A window of Salmo trutta chromosome 33, fSalTru1.1, whole genome shotgun sequence genomic DNA:
GAACTACACGTTTCAGACAAGATTGTAGGTGCAATTCAAGGTTATGGGTTGAATTCCTACAGGGATCACAGACACATACTAAAGATGTATGCATCATTTGCTAAGTGGTATACATTAGTGTTATAAGATGATTCTAAACAGCATGACATTGCATTCTAAAAGAGCGTCAGTCCTTTATGACCAAATAGCCAGAATGACGAGTGCACGCTACAGGTAAATACATCCCAACTTTTGATCATAATGGCACGTTGTGGGAGGGTGAACTACCCCATAAACTACACATCTGTGGGTGACAACAAAGGTATCAAATGAGaagtgtgcatacatttttgtccTTCATTTCACTTGTCAAGGCACTTCCTAATTCAATTCAACACAGGTGGGATATGTGGAGGGGTATGCAGCTTTTGAAATGCATCTCTCTGGACCATCACAAAGTTAGCAATGCAATGTGCTCCAACAGGCAACAGGAAGTTATTGACAGACCGACTCTTTGCCATGTGTGTTTACTGCCCTCTTGAGGCAACACAGTAGAAGACGGGATGAGGTACATAATCACTGGAGACTCAGCACATCAGTTCAATAATAGTTGTGTTCAACAAGAGAGAGCTTTCAGTAGTTCAACTGTAACATGTTTCTTTAATCAATCTTAAAACTGATAAGCTAATTGTAATGTCAATTGTATTTTCTTTTGTCAAATTTTTTTTTGTGCAGAATCATTTATTCTGTTTAACCCAATCAAGGGTACACAACAGATTCAAACAAGAAGTACTGCATAAAATGGCATAAAATGGCTGTTCCTGTGTTATGAACTGTTTGTTGTTTTGCTCTATACAAAGAGTCTGACTACTGACCTCAGAGGTATTGACTTACTAAACGTCCTCATAATTTCAGCTGTTTCCTTATTTTGCATCAGCCAAGTTGGCATCGCAAACGTACATCAAATGAGGAGCAAGCAGTTTTGTATAATTTGACATGTTAAACATGTGCTGTTGAAAACATGGGCTACAGTCTACCAGTGTTCACTTCCTCTTAGTCGTAATGTTAGTAGTGAGTACAGTAGCAGGTTGTGGGATCTCTCGGGCCCAGAGAATGGATGATTTGGGTTCTGTGGTTGGTCAGGACCTGCAGCTTGTGGATCAGCTGCAGAAGGTGAGGACTAGGACTGTGTGCATCAAGGATCTCCAACTGCTCCAAATGCTTCAACTGTTGGAGGCTCAAGAACTCCCTCTCTGGTACATTGTAGTGTCTGAAAGAGTGGAATAGAAAAGTATGTTAGTATATCTGCTTGGCTTAGATTAATGGAGTCAACCCTTTGGAAAATGTGCACATTAGTCACTTAACATGTAGACACTTAATTGGGAGTTCACCAGTAACTTATTACTACCTCTGGGTTCGTACCACAACACAGAAGTCGGATGTTAATATCTCACCGCATTTTAAGGGTCATGAGCTGGGGGAATAGTTTGGGGATCTCTccgatgctgctgctgctgttataGCTGCATGGATCAAAGTGCAGAAACAAGAGGCCTGAAGCCTGTTTCCCTAGAGCCTTCATGTCCTTCTGCTCCACCATCACCCGCTGCAGAGTTAAACTGGTCACTGTGTTGGGAATGGAGTGAGCATAAGCACTGATGGGATGGCCttctggaaaacaaaacataggaCAGTCAAACATCTCCAAATGAAGCCACAGGACAGTCAGGACTCCATACTGCTGCCCTGTAACCCCACCATCTGTCAGACTCCATACTGCTGCCCTGTAACCCCACCACCTGTCAGACTCCATACTGCTGCCCTGTAACCCCACCACCTGTCAGACTCCATACTGCTGCCCTGTAACCCCACCACCTGTCAGACTCCATACTGCTGCCCTGTAACCCCACCACCTGTCAGATTCCATACGGCTGCCCTGTAACCCCACCACCTGTCAGACTCCATAGTGCTGCCTCGTAACCCCACCACCTGTCAGACTCCATACTGCTGCCCCGTAACCCCACCACCTGTCAGACTCCATACTGCTGCCCTGTAACCCCACCATCTGTCAGACTCCATACTGCTGCCCTGTAACCCCACCAACAGTGCATGACATGGAAAATGCTAGTTTGGCAGCTGGCGAATCACATACTTGCAACGTTGAGAACTGCCAGTTGAGGGAGGTCCCTCAGCCATGTTTTCAGGTGGCACCTGCTGGGATCCACGTCCCTGTCTCTGTAGTCCACTGCTAGACTCTGCAGGGAGGGGAGGCACTTCAGCGCCTCTTCAGGTAAGGTGGGGTCCATGTAGTCAAGAAGCTCCAGACTGGTCAAGCCTGGTTGCCCGACCTGTGGATCTTCTAAAGACAGATTTTGTCATTGCTGAATTTAATAACTTAAAATGTATGATGATATAGGCTAGTACAGACATTTAACCATATATCAACATGGACTTCACACACTAGCTAGAACATAGGCCTATGGAGTAGCCTAATCAAGCTTGTGAAAACCATGTGGCAAGCTATGCTTAGCTAATCATTCACTGTTTCAACAATGTTTTGTATGAGTAGTAAAAAAGAAACTCAGGTACTGTACAATCAAAAGCTGTTGTCTTGCGTCGTAACTTTGCAAAGTGCCTCACCtggaaatgtatttgttttagaAATACTAAAATAATCATCTGGGAGAGAACCATGTTGTGTTCCCATTTTCAAAGACAGATGCTTCAGATGTGGCAAGCGGTTAAGCATTAGGTGGAATGTCTGTCTTGGGATAGGATGATTGCCTTCGTGATAGAGTAGAGACGTCAGATGGGAGAGCTTTGAGACGACACTAATAATATCTGATCTTGGAGCACAGTGCATCTCGCACACACTAAAATGAGTCACTTGCTGCAGAGGCACTATTGCGTCAGACAGTCCCTGGCCACAGCGACACCTGCGAATAGCCAGCCTCTTCAAGTTATGAAATTGCTTGAGAATTTCAAAGGCTTTCACGTCGAAACAATGCTCCACGGCTATTGTGGTGAGCCAAGGTAGGGATAGGGCAAGCTGTTTCCATTCTTTCAAACTTGCCTTCTGTACAACAACTGAGCTGATTTTCCTGCGGCGAAGAGTTGTCCAGAACTGCGAGGTGTAGGCACACAGCTTTTTAAGCACCACTGTGTTGCCTTTCCAAAGAGACCAGTGGTCAACcatttttttgaaatatttacaGCATGATCTaatgtttagtttgtctgttgttgaaaGATATCCAAACACGTGGACCCATACCTCTGATGGTAGTTGTGCAGCTCCCACCGTACGAAATGCCATATCTAAGCAATTGCTGCAATGTTGTTTTTCTTTCCTGCAGGCATTCGCATGAAAAATTGTTTAACAGTAAACATCCCAGTACATTATACGACTATAGGagcacattttgtttttatttttggcAGCACGTTCTAAGGCCATCTCGGTGAACGGAAGTTGTTTGCGGAAGTGACGCATTTGAAATCACCGTCCAATCACGCGACATTCGAGGGAAGTTCAAATTATGGATCTCTGCGGtgagtaacgttagttagctaactttTTGCAATTTTACAGTTTATAATCAATGCATACATTCACAAATAGTATCTAATATAGAATACATATTGAATAAATCCGGAGTAAGCGCCAACCGAATAATTGACCTTTTGAAACGGCATATGTCATTTTAGCAGCAAGCTGGCTAACGTTGTTAGCTGGTTATCCAGTCGTAGGCGTTCAgattttagctaacgttagctagctagttagtagcTTGCTGGGTAAACTAGCTGCTGGTCACTGTGTTACTACCTCGTAATTCAAAGACAGTACGATGTAAGCTATAGCAACCAGCTAGCCTAGTATAACTAGATTCCAGCAAATAAATAATTGTCTTCTGTTTCCCCCCCATAGAAACCAGCAATCAATGGACCATTTTGAAATGATCAGATCGTGGttgcattagctagctagtttacttCAGTGGCTCCAGTTGACATTCCTCTACATATCGTAAAACATTGAACGTGAAAAACATGTTTACTCCGTCTAGACACAACAGAGAAGCAACTTATTTTCATGAAGAAGACCCAGTTGGTAGAGACCGAATTATTTTTCCTGCATTGAAGGCTTTTAGGACAAGCGAGCTGACATCCAGGGAACTCATTGAAAGCCCAGCAAAGGTATTTGCGAGGATGAAAGCAAAAGTACATGCAGAGATAATACCGGTTGAGAACGAGAGGACCAAAACGCCTAACCCCGTGAGAGAAAAACATGTCAAAGAAAAGCGAATCCAAGAAGAACATGGTGGAGTAATGAACTCGCCTAGAAAACGACATCAGCATTGGGTGAACTATGAACAAAAGGAAACCGAGGACCTTGAATTCACTTATGATGCAGAGGCTCTGACTCTTTCACCTTTTCAATCGCCAAGCCAGGGTTTGACACATTCACGCTTTATAGTCCACCCACAAGACCTTCAACGACAGTCACCATTGAAAGACATGGGTAGTAGTGCGTTCAAGCCAACCAACATAAATGCACAAAAGCAAGGCCCAGCGCTGGATGCTTTCTCAACAAAGTCCCAAAGGAAAGCTTTGTCATACCCGCACACTCTGCTCAGCTCAAATGACACCCAACAACCAGCACCCCTCAAAGACTTCAAAAATGCCTCCCAGACAACCAACATACCTACACCAGTGACAAGGTCGAAGTCAATGGAAGATTGCAATGGAAAAATTAAATTTGGGGCACACAACGTTGTACACGATGAATCATTTTTCAGTAAGTTGTTTCAATTATCCTCAGTTATTGTGTCAATCAAGGTTGCTTGGTTGTCAGAATACTTTACTTTATGACTTTGAGAAGTAAAATGATTTGTTTCTGTTTTCTGCACAGGGTCCACAGTTGTTTTGGATAGACTGCCATGCCTGGATTCTAAAGCAAATACGTTTGCTCTTCTGAAAGAGAGAAGGCGAAAAAGGGACCAACAAGGTTATCAAGTGAGCAGCCTGCAGGATCCCATGAAAGGTGACAGCAAGAAATGTAGAGTAGAGACTGTTCTTCTGATTCTAATGACTCAAACACCATAAGTGAACTATTATCAACGTGTGATGTTGACTCAACAAACAAAACATCAACCGCTTTCTCTTTACAGGATGTGAGCACAGGGTGTCGGCCCCTGCACAACCCGCCGGGGCCACCCGAGAGGATGCCAGTGTGAACGTGACCTGTAGTGTGCCTACTGGTCTATCAGAGACCAGCGTTCCGTTGAGGCCAGATGCCGACCTCAGTCAGTGTGAGTTTTACTGTGACAAGCCTCCCACCAGGCCCTTCCCAGACCTGGTGCACGACCCCCTCCTGCAGGTCTCACCGAAGATCTCCATCCCCAAGAAGCAGGAGGCTGTATTCCAAGCCAAGCACCTAGCAGAGTCCACTGGATCCAATGTAAGTAGATGGACTTGATGATGCTGCTTCCTTTGGATTTGTAGGCTGATGACTGGTGCTGTTTCCTCTGAGTTTATTGCTTTTAGCTTTGTATTTTTGCTGGGAGGTAATGTTTTCTTGTATGGCACTTAAGTTTTCTATCAGGACTTGCATATCCATAGATATCTACCTATATAACTATTTAATGTCTATTGCTTGATAGGTTACAGGGATTCACCTTAAGCACTGGCTCCTGAAGAGTAGGAACGACATGTTTTATGTGGATGGTGTCCGTGAGTAAGTAGAATTGGTTTCTCGGAATCATATGAAGTTCACTAACACATTATTTTTGTAAAAGCAAACATTGATTCACTTACTTAGTCTGTCTCTATGCTTTCCACCAAGGGACAACAAGATACCCTGGCACAGCAACCTCATCGCAAAGCGAATCTCAGCCAAACACCTGAAGACTGCTTCTGGCAGCATTTACATCCTGGTGGGAAAGATGTCCCCGGATTTCAGCGGAACTCGTAAGTCAGAAATAATTAGCCATTTTGGTATATTGGGAAAGTGAGACTCCAGaaatattgggacagtgacacatttctttgttttggttctgtactccagcactttggatttgaaatgagaTAATGACTGAGGTAAAAGTGCAGGCTCAGCTTTCATTTTGGGGTATTCTCATCCATATTGGATGAAAcgtttagaaattatagcaatttTTGTACATAGTCTCCCAGTTTAAggagaccaaaagtattgggacaaattcgcttatgtgtattaaagtagtcaaaagtttagtatttggtcccatattcctatcaggcaattacatcaagcttgtgactctacaaacttgttggatgcatttgctgttttggttgtgtttcagattatgttgtgcccaatagaaatgaatggtatataatgtattgtgtcattttggagtcacttttattgtatactgaacaaaaatataaacaatatgtAAAGTTttgctcccatgtttcatgagctgaaatgttccagcatagttgaaagatgaGGCGTTGAAATCCTAAAATGGTGTCCAGAAGAAATAGGTGGGATGAGCCGAGGGATAAAATGACAATCATAAATAAACattgaaaaaataaaaatgatgacACTAAGAATGAAGGGTGTTACATCCAATGCCTGTTTGGGGTATTTTGTGTCGATGCCCCATATGCTGATGCCACGGaagcgctcacacacacatgtaagTAGTGGCACACACAGTTAGCCTTGCTGTTTTAATTTGATCTTTGATGGCTTTTGTTTTacattgttattttgttgttcttgcctctctttttttctctttcttttaatGGTGGTTGGCACATCAGGGGGTAGTTTGTTTGGGCGGGGATGGTGGTTCGGAGGGGGGGGACAATGCgctgagctccaaaagtattgggacagtgacacattttgttgttgttttggctctctACTCCAGctctttggatttgaaattatacaatgactaagaagttaaagtgcagactgtcagctttcatttgaggtAGATTTTCATCCAtctcgggtgaaccgtttagaaatgacagcactttttgtacatagtccctcattcgaatctatctaatcgaatagaatccactgATGCCgaattgaagataaatacttttgctaagagtattaatatacactgctcaaaaaaataaagggaacacttaaacaacacaattataACTCCAAGTctatcacacttctgtgaaatcaaactgtccacttaggaagcaacactgattgacaatacatttcacatgctgttgtgcaaatggaatagacaacagatggaaattataggcaattagcaagacacccccaataaaggagtggttctgcaggtggggaccacagaccacttctcagttattatgcttcctggctgatgttttggtcacttttgaatgctggcggtgctttcactctagtggtagcatgagacggagtctacaacccacacaagtggctcaggtagtgcagctcatccaggatggcacatcaattcgagctgtggcaagaaggtttgctgtgtctgtcagcatagtgtccagagcatggaggcgctaccaggagacaggccagtacatcaggcgatgtggaggaggccgtaggagggcaacaacccagcagcaggaccgctacctctacctttgtgcaaggaggagcaggagaagcactgccagagccctgcaaaatgacctccagcaggccacaaaagtgcatgtgtctgctcaaacggtcagaaacagactccatgaggatggtatgagggcccaatgtccacaggtgggggttgtgcttacagcccaacaccgtgcaggatgtttggcatttgccagagaacaagattggcaaattcgccactggcaccctgtgctcttcacagatgaaagcaggttcacactgagcacgtgacagacgtgacagagtctggagacgccgtggagaacgttctgctgcctgcaacatcctccagcatgaccggtttggtggtgggtcagtcatggtgtggggtggcatttctttggggggccgcacagccctccatgtgctcgccagaggtagcctgactgccattaggtaccgagatgagatcctcagaccccttgtgagaccatatgctggtgcggttggccctgggttcctcctaatgcaagacaatgctagacctcatgtggctggagtgtgtcagcagttcctgcaagaggaaggcattgatgctatggactggcccgcccgttccccagacctgaatccaattgagcacatctgggacatcatgtctcgctccatccaccaacgccacgttgcaccacagactatccaggagttggcggatgctttagtccaggtctgggaggagatccctcaggagaccatccgccacctcatcaggagcatgcccaggcgttatagggaggtcatacaggcacgtggaggccacacacactactgagcctcattttgacttgttttaaggacattacatcaaagttgaatcagcctgtagtgtggatttccactttaattttgagtgtgactccaaatccagacctccatgggtttataaattggatttccattgattatttttgtgtgattttgttgtcagcacattcaactatttaaagaaaaaagtatttaataagattatttctttcattcagatctaggatgtgttgtttaagtgttccctttattttttttagcagtatattatCGATTTACTGACCAGTCTCTCCAAATCTCCCAACAATGCTATTTCGAGGGTTAATTTTTATATTAATGTAATGCtatttcagccattcctgaacctgagaccagaagcAGGCTACCTTagggcaataccaaaacaaatggtctattgattctgtatcctcacaacaaaatctgcagagctgcaaTGTTTCTATTTGAGCTGAAAAGCATAGTGTGAAATCTTGCGTCGTTTTATATATcagcagatacagtgccttcagaaagtattcatacccccttgacttttaccaaatgttttttattttttattttttaaattttttatttaactaggcaagtcagttaagaacaaattcttatttacaatgatggacgacgctgggacaattgtgtgccgccctatgggactcccaatcacggccggatgtcattcagcctggaatcgaaccagggactgtagtgatgcctctagcactgagatgcagtgacttagatcgctgcgccacctGGGAGCCAGTTGTTGCATTAGTCttcattcaaaatggatgaaataaaatacaaatctcactcatctacacacaataccccatagtgacaaagtgaaaacatgtttcacttttggcaacgattacagctttttgggtaagtctctaagagctttgcacatctggattgtacaatattttatttttccaaATTATTCACGCTCTGGCAAGTTGGTTGTTgaccattgctagacagccatttttaagtcttgccatagatcaAAATTTTAAGAATAAAGTCGGAGTTATATTTCAAGATTAAAGTAGGGGATTTGGTTAACTGTATGCCTCCCTGGCTCCCTGTTGCTGTGTGTGCCACCATTTGAAATGCCTGCAGTTAGATGACCTGGTGAAACTATACTTTAGTAACAAAAATACTTTCTCTTCTAGCACAAAATAACCATATTATTAGAGGTAGGACTATTAGGAGCTGGAAGAGGTTGTGCCACAGATTATTTTCAGGAGGAGGAACCACACGGATGAGGTAGAGACTGGTTGGTTTTGTATGTATGTGGTTGGTGGGGTCTAATACACTTGTTCAAAcaggtgtcacacacacacagactgcaaAGAGACATGGAGTTAAGTGTATCAGTCCCTGTTATGTGCCCTTTGAATTCGCTACAATGTTATCCTCAATTCCCTGCATATGCCAACACCGTGCAATAGTATATTTGAGAGAGTAACTGCTAGGACAACGAAAGGTTAACTTATAAATGTGTGTATAATGGCATGGTGTTTTTATATAGGCTCCGTACTCCAATGAAGCAGTGTCATAGGCCTGTGATTTATTATCTTGTTAATGTAGGTCACGGATTGTGTAGAGATGGATTGGTGCGTTGCCATCGGGCTCAAGGGCGGCACCCAAACCCCTGCCATCCACTTTCCATACCCACGGGGCAGGGGTTTGGGTAAAGCCCCGCCTGAGTTGGGTTATAATCATGAAACGTAAAATGACTAACAGCCAACTGGTCTAGCCACTAGCCTCCTATAAGGTGAACCAGTGGTAACCTAAATTAGTGGTATAGCAGAGACAAATAGCCTAGAACGGAGACGATGGCCCTGTTTTTTGGGATCCTTGAAGACATCACCGATAGATGGAGAGTAAAAGGAGATATTAGGtcatgtcagatcagtgattTATTTCTTTATGGCCTATCATCATTTATCTAATAGGCTTATATTTAGACCAATGATTATTTCAGGAAAAGGAGAATCCATCCATGAATATATTCAAACAGCGCCTCAGATTAGCTGGTTTGCTCATGCAGGAGTGGTACTTGAGTTGCCTTCTCCCACAGTCACTTGTGTAAAACCTTTGCTTCATTGTTCGTTCCTCCTGCAGCGGTTGGATAGGTACTTTCACTTGACCACTGTAACGTAAGATTAGCCTACAGGTTAAGGTACTCAATCGAGTGGGCCGCTATAGGTTTATAGTGTGCTgaaaatagcggtgttttgttgtgAATTTGGAGAGCAGTTTGACATGGGACACATACAgtggaagtcagaagtttacatgcaccttagccaaatacatttagactcagtttttcacaattcctgacatttaatcctagtaaaaattccctgtcttaggtcagttaggatcaccactttattttaagaatgtgaaatgtcagaataatagtagagaaaatgatttgattcagcttttatttctttcatcacattcccagtgggtcagaagtttacatacactcacttagtatttggtagcattgccttaaacaatttaaacttgggtcaaacgtttcgggtagccttccacaataagttgggtgaattttggcccattcctcctgacagagctggtgtaactgagttggatttgtaggcctccttggtcACATACGCTTTTTAAGTTcttcccacacattttctataggattgaggacagggctttgtgatggccactccaataccttgactttgttgtccttaagccattttgccacaattttggaagtatgcttggggtcattgtccatttggaagacccatttgcgaccaagctttaacttcctgactgatgtcttgagatgttgcttcaatacatccacatcattttcctgcctcatgatgccatcaattttgtgcaccggtccctcctgcagcaaatcaccctcacaacatgatgctgtcacccccgtgcttcacggttgggatggtggtctttggcttgcaagcctccccctttttctttcaaacataacgatggtcattatcgccaaacagttctatttttgtttcatcagaccagaggacatttctccaaagagtacaatctttgtccccatgtgcagttgcaaaccgtagtctggcttttttatgtcggttttggagcggtggcttcttccttgctgagcggcctttcaggttatgtcgacataggactcgttttactgtggatatacagtagatacttttgtacctgtttcctccagcatctttacaaggtcctttgctgttgttctgggattgatttgcacttttcgcaccaaagtacgttcatctctaggagacagaacgcgcctccttcctgagcggtatgacggctgcgtggtcccatggtgtttatacttgtgtactattgtttgtgcagatgaacgtggcaccttcaggcgtttggaaattgctcccaaggatgaaccagacttgtggaggtctacaatttttttactgaggtcttggctgatttctttagatttttccatgatgtcaagcaaagaggcactgagtttgaagctcggccttgaaatacatccacaggtacacctccaattgactcaaatgatgtcaattagcctatcagaagcttctaatgccatgctttctttctttctctcggaggacctgagccctaggaccatgcctcaggactacctggcatgatgactccttgctgtccccagtccacctggccatgctgctgctccagtttcaactgttctgcctgcggctacggaaccctgacctgttcaccggac
This region includes:
- the im:7136021 gene encoding uncharacterized protein im:7136021 isoform X2; this encodes MDPTLPEEALKCLPSLQSLAVDYRDRDVDPSRCHLKTWLRDLPQLAVLNVAKGHPISAYAHSIPNTVTSLTLQRVMVEQKDMKALGKQASGLLFLHFDPCSYNSSSSIGEIPKLFPQLMTLKMRHYNVPEREFLSLQQLKHLEQLEILDAHSPSPHLLQLIHKLQVLTNHRTQIIHSLGPRDPTTCYCTHY
- the im:7136021 gene encoding uncharacterized protein im:7136021 isoform X1, translating into MAFRTVGAAQLPSEVWVHVFGYLSTTDKLNIRSCCKYFKKMVDHWSLWKGNTVVLKKLCAYTSQFWTTLRRRKISSVVVQKASLKEWKQLALSLPWLTTIAVEHCFDVKAFEILKQFHNLKRLAIRRCRCGQGLSDAIVPLQQVTHFSVCEMHCAPRSDIISVVSKLSHLTSLLYHEGNHPIPRQTFHLMLNRLPHLKHLSLKMGTQHGSLPDDYFSISKTNTFPEDPQVGQPGLTSLELLDYMDPTLPEEALKCLPSLQSLAVDYRDRDVDPSRCHLKTWLRDLPQLAVLNVAKGHPISAYAHSIPNTVTSLTLQRVMVEQKDMKALGKQASGLLFLHFDPCSYNSSSSIGEIPKLFPQLMTLKMRHYNVPEREFLSLQQLKHLEQLEILDAHSPSPHLLQLIHKLQVLTNHRTQIIHSLGPRDPTTCYCTHY